The following are from one region of the Arachis duranensis cultivar V14167 chromosome 10, aradu.V14167.gnm2.J7QH, whole genome shotgun sequence genome:
- the LOC107468879 gene encoding uncharacterized protein LOC107468879 has protein sequence MEGTANLVVYRNGEIIRNTREGMRFVCQNPFSFAVPCTMTLMELQNGTLMRVSRILYRNPVVVFGGLIQFDTMPITNEGSMQNMFQIYRQTQMRQPQIELYVEFESVETEGIQNVLDIEDDRAAVYEGMNSDSEEDFEATYEAGDEDEDGDVGVETATENIVLHPSSSQPMDVPPFMRELDLDAMHAPEFPEYANIVNDDFPLSIGVADPEDGEFRIVMEYSSRKSVVAAIRRYTIVRGVDYDVYESEPQTFYAKCKMYGRGCDWLIRASLIRKKDCWEIRRYNGRHTCTMGAISQDHSKLDSDTVADSIMPLVETDPSIKVKSIIAEVQSRFNYTISYRKAWLAKQKSIAKVFGGWEDSYQALPWWLSVMVQKIPGSVVQIETRPLYNGNEEAQGVKILHRVFWSFNPCVRAFRHCKPLVQVDGTHLYEKYKGTLLVAVAQDGNQNIVPIAFALVEGETADVWHFFLRNLRMHVVRKDGVGMISNRHEAIRAAVNRSGDDWQPPRAWWMFCIRHIGSNFLRAFKVPHLQKLVVNIGYSRTVEEYNINYKRLEERGEAYARWCDAIGLRHWVLAFDEGHRWGHMTTNLVECINSVLKGARNLLVLALVRATYYRLNELFTRKSAEAHKRRRAGFTYSVFAQQRIEANMKQAGNIVVHRFDRRNEVFEVRDMASGKVSVVDLARRTCDCGHFQRLDWQLYVHDVYKMTEIRKVYKFEFTPLGDPETWPAYEGPTLVANPALRRTSKGRPKLTRYLNEMDSRDMRGPRVCRLCGAQGHSRSRCPQRAGPSGGGE, from the exons ATGGAGGGTACCGCAAACTTGGTGGTGTATCGCAACGGTGAAATAATACGCAATACTCGTGAGGGCATGAGGTTTGTCTGTCAGAATCCATTTTCGTTTGCGGTTCCATGCACCATGACGTTAATGGAGCTTCAGAACGGTACGTTAATGAGAGTGAGCAGAATTTTGTACCGGAATCCAGTTGTAGTTTTTGGTGGTCTAATACAGTTTGACACCATGCCAATCACTAACGAAGGGAGTATGCAGAATATGTTTCAAATTTACCGGCAGACTCAGATGCGACAGCCACAGATTGAGCtatatgttgagtttgaaagCGTAGAGACGGAAGGGATTCAAAATGTTTTAGATATAGAGGATGATAGAGCTGCAGTGTACGAGGGAATGAATAGTGACAGTGAAGAGGACTTCGAAGCCACTTACGAAGCCGGCGATGAAGACGAGGATGGTGATGTGGGAGTTGAGACAGCAACGGAGAATATAGTGCTTCATCCCTCGAGCAGTCAACCGATGGACGTGCCACCATTCATGCGTGAGTTGGATCTCGACGCCATGCATGCACCGGAATTTCCGGAATATGCAAACATAG TGAACGATGATTTTCCGCTTTCTATAGGCGTTGCTGATCCTGAGGACGGAGAGTTCCGGATTGTAATGGAATACAGTTCCAGGAAGTCGGTGGTTGCTGCAATTAGAAGATACACTATCGTTAGAGGAGTTGACTACGATGTGTATGAGTCTGAGCCACAGACCTTCTATGCAAAATGCAAGATGTATGGGCGTGGGTGCGATTGGCTTATCCGAGCCAGCTTGATACGGAAAAAAGATTGTTGGGAGATACGCAGATACAATGGAAGGCACACGTGCACAATGGGAGCGATTTCACAGGATCATTCCAAGTTGGACTCGGATACCGTTGCTGATAGTATAATGCCGTTAGTCGAGACTGACCCGTCAATCAAGGTGAAATCTATAATAGCGGAAGTCCAGTCAAGGTTCAACTATACCATCAGTTACCGAaaggcttggttggcaaagcagaagTCCATAGCGAAGGTTTTTGGTGGTTGGGAGGATTCGTACcaagccttgccatggtggctCTCGGTCATGGTTCAGAAGATACCTGGGTCAGTTGTGCAAATAGAAACACGCCCACTGTACAACGGGAATGAGGAGGCACAAGGTGTAAAAATACTTCATCGCGTATTTTGGAGCTTCAATCCATGCGTTAGGGCATTTAGGCATTGCAAGCCTCTAGTTCAGGTGGACGGCACACACTTATACGAAAAATACAAAGGAACACTCCTGGTCGCTGTTGCACAAGATGGGAACCAGAACATTGTGCCTATAGCTTTTGCGCTGGTGGAAGGGGAGACAGCTGATGTGTGGCACTTCTTTCTCAGAAATCTGCGAATGCATGTTGTCAGAAAAGACGGTGTGGGTATGATTTCAAATCGGCATGAGGCAATTCGGGCAGCAGTAAATCGTTCCGGAGATGACTGGCAACCTCCAAGAGCATGGTGGATGTTTTGTATAAGGCACATCGGCAGCAACTTCCTAAGAGCATTCAAAGTCCCTCACTTGCAGAAGCTTGTTGTCAACATTGGGTATTCAAGAACGGTGGAGGAGTACAACATCAACTATAAGAGGCTGGAAGAGCGAGGCGAGGCATATGCCAGGTGGTGCGATGCCATTGGACTCAGACATTGGGTGTTGGCATTCGACGAGGGGCATCGATGGGGCCATATGACGACCAACCTTGTCGAGTGCATTAACTCAGTGTTGAAGGGTGCCCGTAATCTACTTGTGCTGGCGTTGGTCCGAGCAACATATTATCGGTTAAATGAACTTTTTACACGGAAGAGTGCCGAGGCTCACAAACGCAGGCGGGCTGGGTTTACTTACTCCGTATTTGCACAACAGCGGATAGAGGCAAATATGAAACAGGCTGGGAATATAGTAGTGCACCGGTTTGATAGACGAAATGAGGTGTTTGAGGTGCGCGACATGGCTAGCGGGAAGGTGTCAGTTGTTGACCTTGCGCGACGGACTTGTGACTGCGGGCACTTTCAG CGTCTCGATTGGCAGCTGTATGTGCATGACGTGTACAAGATGACAGAGATTCGTAAGGTATATAAATTTGAGTTTACACCGTTAGGTGATCCCGAGACATGGCCCGCATATGAGGGACCCACATTGGTCGCTAATCCCGCCTTGAGACGAACATCGAAAGGTCGCCCCAAATTGACCCGGTACTTGAACGAGATGGATTCACGCGACATGCGTGGTCCTCGGGTATGCCGTCTCTGTGGTGCTCAGGGTCATAGTCGGAGTCGATGTCCTCAGCGTGCTGGACCGAGTGGTGGGGGTGAATGA